A genome region from Alkalimarinus coralli includes the following:
- a CDS encoding Hpt domain-containing protein, whose translation MGNSHDYVALDWVRGEIDETLNQARQALEAYVDNTEDTSRMRFCLNYIHQVHGTLQMVEFYGAALLAEEMEKLAQALLNNAVPSLREAVEVLMQAVLQLPNYLEHLHAGRKDLPLVILPILNDLRASRGEPLLSDTSLFTPDLSAARIPPPPGAAQRLQDEKIVASLRKLRQMFQFSLAGVIRGNEVKANTAYMVKVLTRVERLCQNTSLGQLWSVAIAFIDVFDDNSLELTSATKTLLRDLDHQIKRLIDESVDVLLQPIPEDLLKHLLYYIAKSDTDTERVNSIRQQFHLDQSLPKDEEVDEERQRMQGPDKEAIESVVSALNEELARIKDQLDLFVRGEFRDNADLEELLPGLKQVANTMAVLGLGIPRKVILEQVEVIETLVEERGEAEDSTLMDIAGALLYVEATLTGMTEEHAPSLSEKIESDIPAEQIGSAHDAVLREARNGLEQAKTCIVNFIASQWDHSEIEGVPAILDGLRGGLQIIPLTKASELINSCNQYIQQALLSKKQVPDWKQLDTLADAITSIEYYIERLTEGAQDNELILQVAEESVAELGFPAGETPTYQEADDAAEAPAEATQSDLSPDAPVKESDTELIDDEIIEIFIEEAEEVLGTISEFYPKFVKDNEDKGALVELRRAFHTLKGSGRLVGATTLGELAWAVENMLNRILDNTISTSKELFPLLDEVINHLPQLVNDFKEKQSSADVTHLIDQANQLAGVPRPGAVKAESTEEDAIEEHQASIVADAEVDAEVDAEVDAEHVEPTEEVTAEDDAIDADIQVEQPEEPPVDVSPAPSTSPEPAPIAASSSDEDDLIDDEIIEIFIEEAEEVLETIAEYLPTYLSQYENKEALTELRRAFHTLKGSGRMVSATTVGELAWAAENMMNRIIDGSIEMSQDAAAVLTNATALLPDLVEDFKNHNAPRHNVTPIIEQAEALAQGEQAGSTESGPVAETDSSTEIDTDSGVDPVLLDIFRSETDTHLDTINEFVDKAESEGELPFTDAISRALHTLKGSANTAGIGPIANIIVPVEKFVKEARAQNIPANPAVSGMLRQAAGYVRQGIEQLYNDPQHHLEGTEEFLSHLNELSELTFADVSDKEQTQSITTDPQLINIFLTEGIDILLDAESILDNWRSNPVPGEELEKLVGELKTLSQGAQVAGLEDISEFADLLEQAYEVIESGDVVANENFLETIALGHEALLSLMDQVAAGLATQPNNKLIAQIKELIQHMEADKAAAVEAQAQAEAEKSVAEEAEAQAAEELAQQEQDALKELDEELEEEIPTLSGFESEEEIPTLETDEEAETALPQLSDDVSASLLDPELVEIFLEEANDIINNTGELLQQWSEDQSNPDLLVELQRELHTLKGGARLADISSIGDLSHELETLFEGLTENRLSADDSLVSLLFSCHDRLASIIDDVASGNSGAPATDLISQIQQVISTSTESAIEEPEEIEVTLPEEASSTESLSQDEQTEVQQDDITEAVEGESQAPIDLDPELIEIFLEEASDIIDNSGSLIHQWQEDPSQHQVVNELQRELHTLKGGARMAEISAIGDLAHELESLFERIVDGQVSTDSHIIELSLKVHDRLAEMVEDIEAGRACRPAPDLISQITACINGTAAPSIEEPIEEVPVLSIDEPELSTEEPELSIEEPEPSIEEPEQSADEESEEALPEPELQELDQVDSEDLTEETAEQFIDAVHEEVDEEIDFSDVPTLELSEDEEIESLEEIPTDDELLGSIDEISLETDNLIEPADELPELTNELPELTDELPELTIEAESDADEIEAIDLPGQDTTATDIIKPEEQDATPILAETLDPELVEIFLEEANEIIDNTGELLQTWLEDIDDTSNVKELQRELHTLKGGARMAEIAPLGDLAHELETLFEGIVENGLVVDNSISDLMLACHDKLATMVDQIGSGSAIYPANDLIASVIALTSGEAPDTAVGIPPETASDVETEVPDTDIEAAQEEAEEASSELAEETPEVAEQAAEERGLEDIAPEDTAPDETAEEVAPENLAPEETASEAEQESDQAQPAAEQSEAVEAEDHETEAVSIDSEQDFADDLLSIFLDEAREICDAIIDNLDHWTNAPDSLNGVIDLQRELHTLKGGARLADIDNIGDLADALYDKLEEALNQNATSNPELIRITTRSSQQLLAMLNELESAGESSPASELIEAINAITIEADKDLTATEDSSAESGDNAADAEILEIFLEEANEILESLETQLSDWSTDSQNDDFNREIQRLLHTLKGGARLAGLQELGNVSHDLESKLIEAIENGQGLSDELRETVNQYQDQLSSLVAEVNNQFIALSTGEASAPQSEPQAKPEVPAEGTSDKAEASPSVDISEPPAEPTQDTATSTETTETAEPVQAQPDRVTTVAKKPASQAQQAAKARPAQQETVRVSASLIDDLVNLAGETSITRGRLEQQISDFSFNLDEMVSTIERLREQLRRMDMETEAQVLFRTEKEGVGPDYADFDPLEMDRYSSIQQLSRALTESTFDLLDLRETLADKARDAETLLLQQSRIHTELQEGLMKTRMIPFSSMVPRLRRIVRQISGELGKKAEFDVQNAEGEMDRTVLERMVAPLEHMLRNALDHGIESIEKRKAAGKPEAGNISLSLNREGGDIVLRMKDDGGGIKVAAIREKAIAQGLMKKDIALSDHDVLQFIMKAGFSTAEQVTQISGRGVGMDVVASEIKMLGGNISIDSKEGVGTTFTVRLPFTVSVNRALMVNTGEDFYAIPLNTIEGIVRVSPYELEEYYKPDAPLYEYAGQQYRLQYLGNVLHSDHKPKLQGQPLPLPVILVRGTDQPIALQVDSLMGSREIVVKSLGAQFSKVPGVSGATILGDGSVVVILDLPALIRADDGRALTSTGKEVEAPAPIEQRPTLVMVVDDSVTVRKVTTRLLERNGMDVITAKDGVDAIAQLQDHKPDVMLLDIEMPRMDGFEVASLVRHDENLKDVPICMITSRTGQKHRERAMSIGVNEYLGKPFQEKELLNTIEKLTDLS comes from the coding sequence AGGCCAGCTTTGGTCAGTGGCAATAGCCTTTATAGATGTGTTTGACGACAACTCACTAGAGCTGACCTCTGCAACCAAAACACTACTCCGGGATTTAGATCACCAGATCAAGCGCCTTATTGATGAGAGCGTTGACGTATTGCTTCAGCCCATCCCGGAAGACCTGCTAAAACACCTTCTTTACTACATCGCCAAATCCGATACGGACACGGAAAGAGTCAACAGTATTCGCCAGCAATTTCATCTTGATCAGTCTTTGCCAAAAGATGAAGAAGTTGATGAAGAAAGACAGCGCATGCAGGGGCCAGACAAAGAAGCCATTGAATCAGTTGTTTCAGCGCTAAATGAAGAGCTGGCCAGAATTAAAGATCAACTCGATCTTTTTGTCCGAGGTGAATTCAGGGACAACGCGGATCTTGAAGAGCTATTACCAGGACTTAAGCAGGTAGCCAACACAATGGCGGTGCTGGGGCTTGGAATTCCTAGAAAAGTCATTCTGGAGCAGGTTGAGGTAATAGAGACGCTTGTTGAAGAGCGCGGTGAAGCTGAAGATAGTACCCTAATGGATATTGCAGGCGCGTTGCTCTATGTTGAAGCAACATTGACGGGGATGACCGAGGAGCATGCGCCATCACTATCAGAAAAGATCGAATCTGATATTCCTGCGGAACAAATAGGCAGCGCCCATGATGCGGTTCTCAGAGAAGCACGAAACGGGCTGGAGCAGGCTAAAACCTGTATCGTTAATTTTATCGCCTCACAGTGGGATCATAGTGAAATCGAAGGCGTTCCTGCGATTCTGGATGGACTTCGCGGCGGCTTGCAGATTATCCCGCTGACTAAAGCATCAGAGTTAATAAACTCCTGTAATCAATACATCCAGCAAGCACTGCTTTCAAAGAAACAGGTTCCCGATTGGAAGCAGTTAGACACCCTTGCAGATGCGATCACCAGCATTGAATACTATATTGAACGCCTGACGGAAGGCGCTCAAGACAACGAGCTGATTCTCCAGGTAGCGGAAGAGAGTGTCGCTGAACTGGGCTTCCCGGCGGGCGAAACACCGACCTATCAAGAGGCCGACGACGCTGCAGAGGCTCCCGCAGAAGCGACTCAGTCTGATCTGTCCCCCGATGCGCCAGTCAAAGAGTCCGATACCGAACTGATTGACGATGAAATTATAGAGATTTTCATCGAAGAAGCCGAAGAAGTACTGGGCACGATTTCTGAGTTTTATCCTAAATTCGTCAAGGATAACGAAGATAAAGGCGCGCTGGTCGAACTAAGAAGAGCGTTCCATACATTAAAAGGTAGTGGGCGCCTGGTTGGCGCAACCACTCTTGGTGAGCTTGCCTGGGCTGTAGAGAACATGTTGAATCGTATTCTCGATAATACGATCAGCACGTCAAAAGAGCTATTTCCTCTTTTAGACGAGGTCATTAATCACTTACCGCAGCTCGTCAATGACTTTAAAGAGAAGCAGTCTTCTGCTGACGTCACTCATTTGATCGACCAAGCCAATCAACTGGCAGGCGTCCCCAGACCAGGCGCGGTTAAAGCTGAGTCTACTGAAGAAGATGCAATAGAAGAGCATCAAGCGTCTATTGTCGCGGATGCGGAAGTAGATGCGGAAGTAGATGCGGAAGTAGATGCAGAGCACGTTGAGCCAACAGAAGAGGTCACCGCTGAAGATGACGCGATAGACGCTGATATACAAGTTGAGCAGCCTGAAGAGCCCCCGGTAGACGTCTCCCCTGCTCCTTCAACAAGCCCCGAACCAGCACCGATTGCCGCTAGCAGCTCAGATGAAGACGACTTAATCGACGATGAAATCATTGAAATTTTCATCGAAGAAGCAGAGGAAGTTCTAGAAACTATCGCTGAGTACTTGCCGACATACCTCAGCCAATACGAGAACAAAGAAGCCCTTACTGAGTTAAGAAGAGCATTCCACACCCTCAAAGGCAGTGGAAGAATGGTCAGCGCAACAACCGTTGGCGAGCTTGCCTGGGCTGCCGAAAACATGATGAACCGCATTATTGACGGTTCTATTGAGATGAGCCAGGATGCAGCCGCAGTATTAACCAATGCCACAGCGTTGCTGCCTGACTTGGTTGAAGATTTTAAAAACCACAACGCGCCACGACATAATGTCACTCCGATCATTGAGCAAGCTGAAGCCCTTGCCCAAGGCGAACAGGCTGGCAGCACTGAGTCCGGCCCGGTAGCAGAAACTGACAGTAGTACTGAGATCGATACAGACAGCGGTGTCGACCCGGTTCTACTCGATATATTCAGGAGTGAAACAGATACACACCTTGATACTATCAATGAGTTTGTAGACAAAGCGGAGTCAGAAGGGGAACTGCCCTTCACCGATGCGATATCTCGGGCGCTTCATACCTTAAAAGGCAGTGCAAATACCGCTGGAATAGGCCCAATAGCCAACATTATTGTTCCGGTAGAGAAGTTTGTAAAAGAAGCCAGAGCACAGAATATTCCAGCTAATCCTGCTGTTTCCGGGATGCTTCGTCAGGCAGCAGGCTACGTACGCCAAGGGATAGAGCAGCTATATAACGACCCTCAGCACCACCTTGAAGGTACGGAAGAGTTCCTCTCTCATTTGAATGAACTCAGCGAGCTAACCTTCGCAGACGTAAGCGACAAAGAGCAAACACAAAGCATCACAACTGATCCTCAGTTGATTAATATTTTTCTTACCGAAGGCATCGATATACTTCTTGATGCGGAGTCAATTCTTGACAATTGGCGTAGTAATCCAGTTCCAGGTGAAGAACTTGAAAAACTGGTCGGTGAGCTTAAAACGCTTAGTCAGGGCGCACAAGTTGCCGGACTGGAAGATATATCGGAGTTTGCGGATCTACTGGAACAGGCCTACGAGGTTATTGAGTCCGGCGATGTTGTAGCAAATGAAAACTTCCTGGAGACCATTGCTCTTGGCCATGAAGCACTATTGAGCCTAATGGATCAGGTTGCAGCTGGCTTGGCAACACAGCCCAACAATAAGTTAATTGCGCAGATCAAAGAGCTAATTCAGCACATGGAAGCTGACAAAGCCGCTGCGGTAGAGGCTCAAGCGCAAGCAGAAGCAGAGAAATCTGTCGCAGAAGAGGCCGAAGCCCAGGCTGCGGAAGAGTTAGCGCAACAGGAGCAAGACGCACTAAAAGAGCTGGATGAAGAGCTGGAAGAGGAAATTCCAACACTTTCAGGTTTTGAGTCTGAAGAAGAGATACCAACACTGGAGACAGATGAAGAAGCAGAAACCGCGCTTCCACAACTCTCAGACGACGTCAGTGCCTCTCTGTTAGACCCGGAACTGGTTGAGATATTTCTCGAAGAAGCCAACGATATCATCAATAACACTGGTGAGCTGTTGCAGCAGTGGTCAGAAGATCAATCCAACCCTGACTTACTTGTGGAGCTTCAGCGTGAGCTACACACCTTGAAAGGTGGAGCACGCCTGGCTGACATATCGTCAATTGGCGACCTATCTCATGAGTTGGAGACACTTTTTGAAGGTTTGACCGAGAACAGACTCAGCGCCGATGATAGCTTAGTGTCGCTGCTATTCAGCTGCCATGACCGCCTGGCGTCTATCATTGATGATGTAGCCTCCGGCAACAGCGGAGCCCCGGCAACCGATCTTATTTCACAGATCCAGCAGGTAATCTCAACATCGACCGAAAGCGCCATTGAGGAGCCTGAAGAAATAGAAGTCACACTACCTGAAGAAGCCTCCTCTACCGAAAGTCTGTCTCAAGATGAACAGACCGAAGTACAGCAAGACGATATCACTGAGGCCGTTGAAGGCGAGTCACAAGCACCGATCGATCTAGACCCAGAGCTAATTGAGATATTCCTGGAGGAAGCCAGTGACATTATTGATAACTCCGGCTCACTGATACACCAGTGGCAAGAAGATCCCTCACAGCATCAGGTCGTTAACGAGCTTCAACGAGAGTTGCACACCCTCAAGGGTGGTGCTCGTATGGCTGAAATATCGGCAATAGGTGATTTAGCACACGAACTTGAAAGTTTGTTCGAACGCATCGTAGACGGGCAGGTTAGTACCGATAGCCATATCATTGAACTATCTCTTAAGGTACATGACCGTCTTGCTGAAATGGTTGAAGATATAGAAGCAGGCCGAGCCTGTCGCCCTGCCCCCGACCTTATCAGCCAGATAACAGCATGCATCAATGGCACAGCAGCACCGTCGATTGAAGAGCCCATTGAAGAAGTCCCTGTTCTGTCTATAGATGAACCTGAGCTATCCACTGAAGAACCCGAACTATCCATTGAGGAACCTGAACCCTCCATTGAAGAGCCCGAACAATCAGCTGATGAAGAGAGCGAGGAAGCATTACCCGAGCCTGAACTTCAAGAGCTGGATCAAGTTGATTCAGAGGATCTAACCGAAGAAACGGCTGAGCAGTTTATTGATGCCGTCCATGAAGAGGTCGATGAAGAAATCGATTTCAGCGATGTGCCAACGCTTGAATTGAGCGAAGATGAGGAGATCGAGTCACTGGAAGAGATTCCAACTGATGACGAGCTACTAGGTTCAATAGACGAGATATCGCTTGAAACGGATAACCTGATCGAGCCTGCTGATGAACTGCCAGAGCTAACGAATGAGCTGCCAGAACTGACAGATGAGCTGCCTGAATTAACGATTGAAGCTGAAAGTGACGCAGATGAAATTGAAGCTATTGACCTGCCCGGACAGGACACGACAGCGACCGATATCATCAAACCAGAAGAGCAGGATGCAACACCGATTCTGGCTGAAACACTTGACCCTGAGTTAGTTGAAATTTTCCTCGAAGAGGCAAACGAAATAATCGACAATACGGGTGAGCTTCTTCAGACCTGGCTCGAAGACATTGACGATACAAGCAATGTAAAAGAGCTTCAGCGCGAGCTTCACACTTTGAAAGGTGGGGCTCGAATGGCAGAAATTGCACCTTTGGGTGATTTGGCTCACGAGCTGGAGACACTATTCGAAGGGATCGTTGAAAACGGTTTGGTGGTAGACAACTCTATCTCTGACCTCATGCTGGCCTGTCACGATAAGTTAGCCACAATGGTTGACCAGATAGGCAGCGGTTCAGCTATTTATCCCGCCAATGATCTTATTGCATCGGTCATTGCATTAACTAGCGGCGAAGCGCCGGATACTGCGGTTGGCATACCTCCTGAAACCGCATCTGACGTTGAAACTGAGGTGCCGGATACTGATATTGAGGCTGCTCAGGAAGAGGCAGAAGAGGCCAGCTCGGAACTTGCAGAAGAAACACCAGAGGTTGCAGAACAGGCGGCTGAAGAGCGCGGTTTAGAGGACATTGCTCCTGAAGACACTGCTCCTGATGAGACTGCTGAAGAGGTTGCCCCAGAAAACTTAGCACCAGAAGAAACAGCATCAGAGGCCGAGCAGGAATCAGACCAAGCGCAGCCAGCTGCTGAGCAAAGCGAAGCTGTTGAGGCAGAAGATCATGAAACCGAAGCTGTCAGCATTGACAGCGAGCAGGACTTCGCTGACGACTTGCTGTCTATCTTCCTCGATGAAGCCCGCGAAATTTGCGATGCAATCATCGACAATCTGGATCACTGGACGAACGCGCCCGACAGTCTGAATGGCGTCATTGATCTTCAGCGCGAACTGCATACCTTGAAAGGGGGAGCCCGCCTTGCTGACATCGATAATATCGGCGACCTGGCAGACGCACTTTACGATAAACTTGAAGAAGCGCTAAACCAGAATGCAACAAGCAACCCGGAACTGATTCGTATCACCACGCGCAGTTCCCAGCAATTGCTTGCCATGCTTAACGAGCTTGAAAGTGCCGGTGAGTCGTCCCCAGCCAGTGAGTTAATTGAAGCAATAAATGCCATAACAATTGAAGCTGACAAGGATCTTACTGCAACAGAAGATAGTTCAGCTGAAAGTGGCGATAACGCGGCAGATGCCGAGATACTTGAGATTTTCCTTGAAGAAGCGAACGAGATATTAGAGTCGCTCGAAACTCAACTATCCGACTGGTCAACGGATTCTCAAAATGATGACTTTAACCGCGAAATCCAGCGACTACTGCACACCCTTAAAGGGGGCGCCAGACTTGCGGGCCTTCAAGAGCTTGGCAATGTCAGCCACGACCTTGAAAGCAAACTCATTGAAGCAATAGAGAACGGCCAAGGCTTAAGCGATGAGCTTCGAGAGACCGTCAATCAATACCAGGATCAATTGAGTTCTTTGGTCGCTGAGGTTAATAACCAGTTCATCGCGCTATCAACCGGAGAAGCATCCGCGCCACAGAGCGAGCCACAGGCTAAACCTGAAGTGCCAGCTGAAGGCACCAGCGATAAAGCTGAGGCGTCTCCTTCCGTTGATATCTCTGAGCCTCCTGCTGAACCGACGCAAGATACTGCAACCAGCACAGAAACAACGGAAACGGCAGAGCCTGTACAGGCTCAGCCAGACCGAGTCACTACAGTGGCCAAGAAACCTGCCAGCCAGGCCCAACAGGCAGCGAAAGCGAGACCGGCACAGCAAGAAACCGTCAGAGTATCAGCCTCTCTGATCGACGACCTCGTAAACCTCGCAGGTGAAACCAGTATTACCCGGGGCCGACTGGAACAGCAGATCAGTGACTTCAGTTTCAACCTTGACGAAATGGTATCCACTATTGAGCGTCTTCGTGAACAGCTCAGAAGAATGGATATGGAGACAGAAGCCCAGGTTCTTTTCCGTACAGAAAAAGAAGGCGTTGGGCCTGACTATGCTGATTTTGACCCATTAGAGATGGATCGTTATTCATCGATTCAGCAACTATCAAGAGCACTCACAGAAAGTACCTTCGACTTGCTTGATCTGCGCGAAACACTTGCAGATAAAGCCAGGGACGCAGAAACACTGCTACTACAGCAGTCGAGAATACATACAGAGCTGCAAGAAGGTCTGATGAAGACCCGCATGATTCCATTCTCGTCAATGGTGCCAAGACTGAGGAGAATCGTAAGGCAAATCAGTGGTGAGTTAGGCAAAAAAGCTGAGTTTGATGTCCAGAATGCAGAGGGCGAAATGGATCGTACCGTTCTGGAAAGAATGGTCGCACCACTTGAGCACATGCTTAGAAACGCACTGGATCACGGCATCGAGTCGATTGAAAAGCGTAAAGCAGCGGGTAAACCTGAAGCCGGTAACATTAGTCTGTCACTTAATCGTGAAGGTGGCGATATTGTCCTGCGAATGAAGGATGATGGCGGTGGTATAAAAGTCGCGGCGATTCGTGAAAAAGCGATCGCGCAAGGCTTAATGAAGAAAGATATTGCGCTATCAGACCATGATGTCTTGCAGTTCATCATGAAAGCCGGATTCAGTACAGCAGAACAGGTTACACAAATCTCTGGCCGCGGTGTCGGAATGGATGTTGTAGCCAGTGAGATCAAAATGCTGGGCGGCAACATCAGCATCGACTCAAAAGAGGGTGTCGGCACGACATTTACCGTCAGGCTTCCATTCACTGTTTCGGTTAACCGGGCATTGATGGTTAATACCGGTGAAGATTTCTACGCCATACCGCTTAATACCATTGAAGGTATTGTACGAGTTAGCCCATACGAACTTGAAGAGTATTATAAGCCGGATGCGCCCCTGTATGAGTACGCAGGACAGCAATACCGTCTACAGTATCTAGGTAACGTTTTACACAGCGATCACAAGCCTAAATTGCAGGGTCAACCACTTCCACTACCGGTCATTCTGGTACGTGGAACCGACCAGCCTATTGCATTGCAAGTAGATAGTTTAATGGGTAGCCGTGAAATCGTTGTTAAGAGCCTTGGGGCTCAATTCAGCAAAGTTCCAGGCGTATCAGGTGCAACCATACTCGGTGATGGTAGTGTTGTGGTAATCCTTGATCTGCCTGCACTGATTCGGGCCGATGATGGTCGAGCCCTCACCAGTACGGGTAAGGAGGTTGAGGCACCTGCACCAATTGAACAACGACCGACATTGGTTATGGTGGTTGATGATTCGGTGACGGTCAGAAAGGTGACTACCCGCCTGCTGGAACGAAACGGCATGGACGTTATTACAGCAAAAGATGGTGTTGATGCGATAGCCCAGCTACAGGATCACAAGCCTGATGTCATGTTGCTCGACATCGAGATGCCTCGAATGGACGGGTTTGAGGTGGCGAGCCTGGTTCGCCACGACGAGAACCTTAAGGATGTGCCGATATGCATGATCACCTCTCGTACCGGTCAGAAGCACCGTGAACGAGCGATGTCTATCGGTGTGAATGAGTACCTTGGTAAACCATTCCAGGAGAAAGAACTGCTTAACACCATTGAGAAGCTGACAGATCTGTCATGA
- a CDS encoding chemotaxis protein CheB: MLQHAISSYGLEIAISCDPVRFENAQAPELDNIGCWILELENEDEFPDLIDSLLDSTEAAVLFGLGKAPERQSDEYPRWERRLFSKLRDEIGSLELLDSEDTLDKLGGDTSEHKGPLPLPSILSNTLQSGALEASPVERIWILAASLGGPAAVKEFLDQLPAGLPVSFIYAQHIDANFSSVLSKVLARHSSFELKQAQEGDSLKNGQVLMVPVDREMVLDEQGKIQFKDNAWPGPYGPSIDQVMLNIANHYGANCNVMVFSGMGNDGAIAAPLLKAYGCNIWVQSSDSCANSSMPDSVEATGCSSFIGSPTQLAGHLIKTIEQETILSGVGANASQGH; this comes from the coding sequence ATGCTCCAACACGCGATTTCAAGTTATGGACTTGAAATCGCCATCAGCTGTGACCCTGTTCGTTTTGAAAATGCGCAAGCGCCCGAGCTTGATAATATTGGCTGTTGGATTCTTGAGCTGGAAAACGAAGACGAATTTCCTGACTTAATCGACTCTTTGCTCGACTCTACCGAAGCGGCCGTTTTATTTGGTTTGGGCAAAGCCCCTGAACGCCAGAGCGATGAATATCCACGCTGGGAGAGACGCCTGTTCTCTAAGCTCAGAGATGAGATAGGCTCCCTTGAGCTGCTCGACTCTGAAGACACGTTAGACAAACTGGGGGGCGATACAAGTGAGCACAAAGGCCCACTCCCGCTCCCCAGTATACTCTCCAATACACTGCAATCTGGTGCTTTGGAGGCAAGCCCGGTCGAGCGGATCTGGATACTGGCTGCTTCACTCGGGGGGCCTGCTGCAGTAAAAGAGTTTCTCGATCAGCTACCCGCAGGGCTGCCGGTCTCTTTTATTTACGCTCAGCATATCGACGCAAATTTCTCATCCGTCCTGTCTAAGGTGTTAGCCAGACACTCCAGCTTCGAACTTAAGCAGGCTCAGGAGGGCGACAGCCTTAAAAATGGCCAGGTGCTGATGGTTCCGGTTGACCGGGAAATGGTGCTCGATGAGCAAGGAAAGATTCAATTTAAAGACAACGCCTGGCCTGGCCCTTATGGCCCATCCATCGACCAGGTGATGCTTAACATTGCTAACCACTATGGAGCCAACTGTAATGTCATGGTGTTTAGTGGTATGGGAAATGACGGTGCTATTGCTGCCCCGCTTCTTAAGGCCTACGGTTGTAATATTTGGGTGCAAAGCTCTGATAGCTGTGCCAACAGCTCGATGCCGGACTCTGTAGAAGCAACCGGATGTAGCTCGTTTATTGGCAGCCCAACCCAGCTAGCGGGTCATCTGATCAAAACAATAGAACAAGAAACCATTCTGTCAGGCGTTGGCGCTAATGCCAGCCAGGGACACTGA
- a CDS encoding chemotaxis protein CheW codes for MEESISILSSLYLPVAGGSLVLPNVSVAEIVDYQTPETIPDAPEWFLGTIRWRGVTLPVVSYEQLNNTPLPDSLNNTRIAVINTIGKDHASLPFFAIVTQGIPRQTKIDQDNIKEIEDEKELGPADLMKVSIMGDEAVIPNVEYVENMIVQHRPA; via the coding sequence GTGGAAGAATCCATAAGTATTTTATCCAGCCTATACCTGCCTGTGGCAGGAGGGAGTTTAGTGCTCCCTAACGTTTCAGTTGCAGAGATTGTAGATTATCAGACGCCGGAAACCATACCTGATGCGCCCGAGTGGTTTCTCGGCACTATTAGATGGAGAGGGGTAACGCTGCCAGTCGTCTCTTATGAGCAACTCAACAACACACCGTTACCTGATAGCCTCAATAACACTCGAATTGCCGTTATTAATACCATTGGAAAGGATCACGCCAGCCTGCCGTTTTTTGCTATTGTGACTCAAGGTATCCCCCGCCAAACCAAAATAGATCAGGATAATATCAAAGAGATAGAGGATGAGAAGGAATTAGGCCCAGCCGACCTGATGAAAGTCTCAATAATGGGCGACGAAGCAGTTATCCCCAATGTCGAGTACGTTGAAAATATGATTGTTCAGCATCGGCCCGCATAA